One genomic window of Verrucomicrobiota bacterium includes the following:
- a CDS encoding C cytochrome precursor: MQSHWYWYAGLIVLATLPVAWRFRGAGVRAWLVYGLFAGACGALASIHARRLEEQREVVRTLEAVSPREEKLGGYVGSDTCQACHPREFETWHQNYHRTMTQRPLPGNVAADLTKVSLTLNGENYLLERVGDEYWAEMPDPEFRLLPRADGIQAAKPRVRKRLTLLTGSHHMQVFWIPASRPNAQLLFPFCYLIEDRAWVPFHNTFLRDPALRDPIQIWNNNCINCHSTGGQPRPRQTSLATSDTRSMELGIGCEACHGPGEKHVAKNQMPLARYLHRAAGKKDETIVNPAKLEAKASSQVCGNCHGIKWIPGQLAWKEEGFPYRPGEDLDATTPIARPARTDLQPWLEAAMKSEPRFKEDRFWPDGIVRVSGRDFNGMLESACYQKGDLSCLSCHSMHHSNPKDMLKRNMEGNEACFQCHGDYRSKIVEHTRHRADSTGSLCYNCHMPHVTYGLLKGIRNHFIESPKVETTLKTQRPLACNLCHIDKSLGWSARHMTEWYGHPKPALTADQERIAYTALMSLKGDAGQRALMAWTLGWDSATAAGGSDWQVPLLGQLMADSYSAVRFIAARSLRSLPEWSEVKFDFVGPEKARSEVVEEVVRRWEQSSVSKRKDPALLMTPGGEIDFEVWRRLRSQRDEKSVDLQE, from the coding sequence GGGGGCTTGTGGCGCGCTGGCCTCGATCCATGCGCGCCGATTGGAGGAGCAAAGGGAAGTTGTTCGAACCCTGGAGGCTGTTTCACCCCGCGAGGAGAAATTGGGTGGGTACGTGGGGTCGGACACCTGTCAAGCCTGTCATCCGCGGGAGTTCGAAACGTGGCACCAGAACTACCATCGCACCATGACGCAGCGTCCGCTTCCGGGCAACGTGGCGGCTGATTTGACGAAGGTATCCCTGACCTTGAACGGCGAGAATTACCTTTTGGAGCGTGTTGGGGATGAGTACTGGGCGGAGATGCCGGATCCCGAGTTCCGCCTCTTGCCGCGTGCCGACGGCATTCAGGCGGCCAAGCCGCGTGTACGCAAGCGGCTGACCTTGCTGACGGGTTCCCATCACATGCAGGTGTTTTGGATTCCGGCCAGCCGTCCCAACGCCCAGCTTTTGTTTCCGTTCTGCTATTTGATCGAGGACCGAGCCTGGGTGCCATTTCACAACACTTTTCTCCGGGATCCTGCCCTGCGGGATCCCATTCAAATCTGGAATAACAACTGCATCAATTGCCACAGCACCGGAGGGCAGCCCCGCCCGCGGCAAACTTCGCTGGCGACTTCCGACACACGATCCATGGAGCTCGGCATCGGCTGCGAAGCCTGTCATGGGCCGGGTGAAAAGCATGTGGCGAAGAACCAAATGCCCCTGGCCCGTTACCTTCATCGCGCCGCGGGGAAGAAAGATGAAACCATCGTCAATCCCGCCAAGCTTGAGGCGAAAGCGTCCTCCCAAGTGTGTGGAAATTGCCATGGGATCAAATGGATTCCCGGGCAGCTTGCCTGGAAGGAGGAGGGTTTTCCCTATCGGCCGGGCGAGGACTTGGATGCGACGACGCCAATTGCCCGTCCCGCGCGGACGGATCTTCAGCCCTGGCTCGAGGCGGCGATGAAAAGCGAGCCGCGGTTCAAGGAGGACCGGTTTTGGCCGGATGGCATCGTCCGGGTTTCCGGGCGTGATTTCAACGGCATGCTGGAATCCGCCTGTTATCAGAAGGGAGACTTGAGCTGTCTCTCGTGCCATTCGATGCATCACAGCAATCCCAAGGACATGCTCAAGCGGAACATGGAGGGCAATGAGGCCTGTTTTCAATGCCACGGGGACTATCGCAGCAAGATCGTCGAGCATACCCGTCACCGTGCGGATTCGACCGGATCGCTTTGCTACAACTGTCACATGCCGCACGTGACCTACGGATTGCTCAAAGGGATTCGGAACCATTTCATTGAAAGTCCGAAAGTGGAGACGACGTTGAAGACCCAGCGTCCGCTGGCATGTAACCTGTGTCATATCGACAAGAGCCTGGGTTGGTCGGCGCGGCATATGACGGAGTGGTACGGACATCCGAAACCGGCGTTGACGGCCGATCAGGAGCGCATCGCCTACACCGCGCTGATGTCGTTGAAGGGAGATGCGGGACAGCGCGCGTTGATGGCCTGGACCCTGGGTTGGGATTCGGCCACGGCCGCGGGTGGATCCGATTGGCAGGTGCCGTTGCTTGGGCAACTGATGGCGGATTCCTATTCGGCGGTAAGGTTTATCGCCGCCCGCTCTTTGCGAAGCCTGCCGGAATGGTCGGAGGTGAAATTTGATTTTGTGGGTCCCGAGAAGGCAAGGTCCGAGGTCGTGGAGGAAGTGGTCCGGCGATGGGAACAATCCTCCGTTTCGAAGCGCAAAGATCCCGCCCTTTTGATGACCCCTGGGGGTGA